Proteins from a genomic interval of Bos mutus isolate GX-2022 chromosome 15, NWIPB_WYAK_1.1, whole genome shotgun sequence:
- the LOC102283492 gene encoding olfactory receptor 4C46, whose product MDNANNVTEFILLGLSQNPKMQKIIFVVFLVVYIVSMVGNVFTMVTIITSPLLGYPMYYFLAHLSFIDACYSCVSTPKVVIDSFYEKKTSPFNECMTQVFGEHIFGGADVILLTVMAYDRYVAICKPLHYTTIMNRRLCGLLVGVAWVGGIIHSTIQLLFIISLPFCGPNVIDHFMCDLNPLLYLACTDTHILGFFVPANTGLICLSNFLLLIGSYVIILRSLRAHSLQARRKALSTCVSHITAVILFLVPCLFVYLRPTVTLPVDKAVSVFYTMITPMLNPLIYTLRNDQIKSAIRKLCSRKVISGDA is encoded by the coding sequence ATGGATAATGCAAACAACGTGACGGAGTTTATTCTACTGGGACTCTCACAGAATCCAAAGATGCAGAAAAtcatatttgttgtctttttggttgTCTACATCGTCTCTATGGTAGGAAATGTGTTCACAATGGTCACCATCATCACCAGCCCATTATTGGGGTACCCCATGTACTATTTCTTGGCCCATCTCTCATTCATTGATGCCTGCTATTCCTGTGTCAGTACCCCTAAAGTGGTAATAGATTCCTTCTATGAAAAGAAAACCAGCCCTTTCAACGAATGCATGACCCAAGTCTTTGGGGAACATATATTTGGAGGTGCTGATGTCATCCTGCTCactgtgatggcctatgaccgctatgtggccatctgtaagccCTTGCACTATACGACCATCATGAATCGGCGTCTGTGTGGGCTGCTAGTGGGAGTGGCATGGGTGGGGGGCATTATTCATTCAACCATACAGCTCCTCTTCATCATCAGTTTACCCTTCTGTGGCCCTAACGTCATAGACCACTTTATGTGTGATTTGAACCCTTTGCTCTATCTTGCCTGCACTGACACTCACATTCTAGGATTCTTTGTTCCTGCCAACACTGGTTTAATCTGTCTTTCAAACTTTCTCCTCTTGATCGGCTCCTATGTGATCATTCTGCGCTCCCTAAGGGCCCATAGCTTACAGGCTAGACGTAAGGCCCTCTccacctgtgtctcccacatcacagCAGTTATCCTGTTCCTTGTGCCCTGCTTATTTGTGTACCTGAGACCAACAGTTACTTTACCTGTTGATAAAGCAGTTTCTGTATTCTACACTATGATAACTCCCATGTTAAATCCTTTAATCTATACTTTGAGAAATGACCAGATAAAAAGTGCCATTAGGAAACTGTGCAGTAGGAAAGTGATTTCAGGTGATGCATAA